A section of the Mesorhizobium loti genome encodes:
- a CDS encoding DUF1801 domain-containing protein, with protein MAKSTGIKPEPKLLSGGNPQIAKGHGDAPVQAYIAAMPGWKRAMGGRLDTLIERAVPGVHKAVKWNSPFYGIEGEGWFLSFHCFTRYIKVAFFRGMSLDPVPPGESRSRDTRYLDIREDEPFDEAQFSAWVKQASQLPGERM; from the coding sequence ATGGCCAAGTCGACCGGCATCAAGCCTGAGCCGAAGCTGCTTTCCGGCGGCAACCCACAGATCGCCAAGGGCCATGGCGATGCCCCGGTGCAGGCCTATATCGCGGCCATGCCGGGCTGGAAGCGCGCAATGGGCGGTCGCCTCGACACGCTCATCGAGCGCGCCGTGCCCGGCGTGCACAAGGCGGTGAAATGGAATTCGCCGTTCTATGGCATCGAAGGCGAGGGCTGGTTCCTCAGCTTCCATTGCTTCACCAGGTATATCAAGGTGGCCTTCTTTCGCGGCATGTCGCTGGATCCGGTGCCACCGGGCGAATCCCGGAGCCGTGACACGCGCTACCTCGACATCCGTGAGGACGAGCCGTTCGACGAGGCGCAATTCAGCGCCTGGGTGAAGCAGGCCAGCCAATTGCCTGGCGAGCGCATGTGA
- a CDS encoding SRPBCC family protein: MNDSAQETRTVVVERQISHPPEKLWRALTQPHLIEEWLMRNDFKPAVGHRFNISADWGGVLDCEVLAVEPNKTLSYSWNLVHQDPAFDLRSVVTFTLTPTPTGTHLRMEQSGFRPEQRRAYGGARTGWPQFFEKLEQLLDRTD; encoded by the coding sequence TTGAACGATAGTGCCCAGGAGACCCGCACTGTCGTCGTCGAGCGGCAGATTTCCCATCCGCCGGAAAAGCTCTGGCGCGCGCTGACGCAACCGCATCTGATCGAGGAGTGGCTGATGAGGAATGATTTCAAGCCCGCTGTCGGCCACCGCTTCAACATCAGCGCCGATTGGGGCGGCGTGCTGGATTGCGAGGTGCTGGCCGTCGAACCGAACAAGACGCTGTCCTACAGCTGGAACCTCGTGCATCAGGATCCGGCGTTCGATCTCAGGAGCGTGGTGACCTTCACGCTCACCCCTACGCCAACGGGAACGCATCTACGCATGGAACAATCCGGCTTCCGGCCCGAGCAGCGGCGCGCCTATGGCGGCGCAAGAACCGGCTGGCCGCAATTCTTCGAGAAGCTGGAGCAGCTTCTCGACCGGACGGACTGA
- a CDS encoding SEL1-like repeat protein — MQSLSKLLCFISGMLVAGVANAGQAERAYKRGDYAAAVLLWRVLANTGDPKAQDNLGTAYAEGHGVTEDYVQAAAWYRKAADQGDAQAEHNLAYLYDRGLGVKQDYAEAEIWYRKAASQGLADAQTNLGLLYRDGRGVPQDYREAATWFREAAEQGTSVAQYFLGLAYFKGQGVAQDYPDAIAWYRKAAEQGNALAEHDLGVAYGEGLGVTLDYAQADSWFQKAADQGDAGAQYDLGISYFKGLGVPVDYVQAVAWVRKAAEQGYAKAENSLGVAYLEGRGVKQDTAQALILFRKAADQGDPTAKANLIKLEPPAKKA; from the coding sequence GTGCAGAGCTTGTCCAAGTTGCTTTGTTTCATCTCCGGCATGCTGGTGGCCGGCGTCGCCAATGCTGGGCAAGCGGAACGGGCCTATAAGAGAGGAGACTACGCAGCGGCTGTCTTGTTGTGGCGCGTCCTTGCTAACACCGGTGACCCCAAAGCGCAGGACAATCTTGGCACCGCCTACGCCGAAGGCCACGGTGTTACAGAGGATTACGTTCAAGCTGCCGCTTGGTACCGTAAGGCAGCGGACCAGGGTGATGCTCAGGCAGAGCACAATCTCGCCTACCTCTACGACCGTGGGCTGGGCGTCAAGCAGGACTATGCCGAGGCTGAAATTTGGTATCGCAAAGCGGCTAGTCAAGGACTAGCGGACGCTCAAACCAATCTCGGGTTGCTGTACAGAGATGGAAGGGGCGTCCCGCAGGACTATCGAGAAGCCGCCACTTGGTTCCGTGAGGCCGCTGAACAAGGAACATCCGTTGCCCAGTACTTTCTGGGTTTGGCTTATTTCAAAGGTCAAGGTGTCGCCCAGGATTATCCTGATGCAATCGCATGGTATCGCAAAGCAGCGGAGCAAGGGAATGCCCTCGCCGAGCATGATCTTGGTGTGGCCTATGGGGAGGGTCTCGGCGTTACGCTCGACTATGCCCAAGCCGACTCGTGGTTCCAGAAGGCAGCGGACCAAGGAGATGCAGGTGCTCAGTACGACCTTGGTATTTCGTACTTTAAGGGGCTAGGGGTTCCTGTAGACTATGTGCAGGCCGTGGCCTGGGTAAGAAAGGCTGCCGAGCAAGGATACGCTAAAGCTGAGAATAGCCTCGGAGTAGCATACCTCGAAGGCCGTGGTGTAAAGCAGGACACCGCCCAAGCTCTTATCTTATTTCGCAAGGCCGCTGATCAAGGTGATCCAACTGCTAAAGCCAACCTTATCAAGTTGGAGCCGCCGGCAAAAAAGGCTTGA
- a CDS encoding ester cyclase: protein MTQTDLYRGYIDCLNNQDWQRLHRFVHDEVHYNGDRVGLSGYRAMLERDFREIPDLYFDVQLLIAEPPFIASRLRFNCTPKGTFFGLPINGKKVSFSENVFYEFLNDRIRNVWSVIDKAAIEAQL, encoded by the coding sequence GTGACCCAAACCGACCTCTATCGAGGCTATATCGACTGCCTCAACAACCAGGATTGGCAAAGGCTGCATCGCTTCGTCCATGACGAGGTGCACTATAATGGCGACCGGGTCGGCCTTTCGGGCTACCGCGCCATGCTGGAACGGGATTTCCGGGAAATCCCGGATCTCTATTTCGACGTCCAGCTGCTGATTGCCGAGCCACCGTTCATCGCCAGCCGCCTTCGGTTCAACTGCACGCCGAAGGGGACCTTTTTCGGCTTGCCCATCAACGGCAAAAAGGTCTCCTTCAGCGAGAACGTGTTTTATGAATTTCTCAACGACCGGATCAGGAACGTCTGGTCGGTCATCGACAAGGCGGCGATCGAAGCGCAGCTCTGA
- a CDS encoding VOC family protein has product MKIKLTSIHVDDQDKALAFYTGVLGLAKKADFSNGPFRWLTVASPDEPEGTELQLALNNQPAAKAYQQAMFEQSQPAVMFFTDDIKADHQRITANGGTFAMAPTEVTGSTIAKLNDGCGNLIQITQLARW; this is encoded by the coding sequence ATGAAGATCAAACTGACCAGCATCCATGTCGACGACCAGGACAAGGCGCTTGCCTTCTACACCGGCGTGCTCGGCCTGGCCAAGAAGGCCGATTTCAGCAATGGGCCGTTCCGCTGGCTGACGGTCGCCTCGCCGGATGAGCCCGAAGGCACCGAGCTGCAGCTGGCCCTCAACAACCAACCGGCCGCCAAGGCCTACCAGCAGGCGATGTTCGAGCAGAGCCAGCCGGCGGTGATGTTCTTCACCGATGACATCAAGGCTGACCACCAGCGCATCACGGCCAATGGCGGCACGTTCGCCATGGCGCCGACCGAGGTGACCGGCTCGACCATCGCCAAGCTCAACGATGGCTGCGGCAATCTCATCCAGATCACACAGCTGGCGCGTTGGTAG
- a CDS encoding type II toxin-antitoxin system ParD family antitoxin, whose translation MANVEKVSVALTPEMARMMRQVVAAGEYASASEVMREALREWKFRRMQRDQAVDELGRLWDEGMASGNAVDGGEAFARIKSKLDARIAERTSR comes from the coding sequence ATGGCCAATGTCGAGAAAGTGAGCGTTGCCCTCACCCCTGAAATGGCACGCATGATGCGCCAGGTCGTTGCGGCGGGCGAATACGCCTCGGCGAGCGAAGTCATGCGTGAGGCGCTGCGCGAATGGAAATTTCGCCGGATGCAGCGTGATCAGGCTGTCGACGAGTTGGGCCGGCTTTGGGATGAAGGCATGGCAAGCGGCAACGCCGTCGACGGTGGCGAAGCCTTCGCCCGGATCAAAAGCAAGCTCGACGCCAGGATCGCCGAGCGCACGTCGCGATGA
- a CDS encoding diguanylate cyclase domain-containing protein, whose translation MPDTSYTPKGPAPQPGKRVGQGSADEPRRDAATIARLKAELAAQAALIATQQVSLAHSRKIFDRASVAARIGVWECSLPDERLTWTDVIYDLFDLPRGAALDRSEIIKCYPAESRKALDSLRSHAIAERSGFTLDAEITTFAGHSRWIRITASVECEAGEPVRIFGMKQDITEEKILSDRMRYLAEFDAMTGLANRARFQARLAHADEARPLGALLLIDLDGFKAVNDTFGHVIGDECLKAAAERLAGGCGEAELVARVGGDEFAVLVGSHLDRGAVSGVARDIIEAMSRPVAIRGQSLRLGASVGIAFAGAGLPCDLFAQADTALYAAKAAGRNTFRIFKAETGAKGRSAAA comes from the coding sequence ATGCCCGATACATCATACACCCCGAAAGGCCCGGCCCCGCAGCCCGGCAAGCGGGTGGGGCAGGGCAGCGCCGACGAACCGCGCCGCGACGCCGCAACCATCGCCAGGCTCAAGGCGGAACTCGCCGCGCAGGCCGCGCTGATCGCCACGCAGCAGGTTTCGCTGGCCCACAGCCGCAAGATCTTCGACCGGGCGTCGGTCGCGGCGCGCATCGGCGTTTGGGAATGCAGCCTGCCCGACGAGCGGCTGACCTGGACCGATGTGATCTATGATCTGTTCGATCTGCCGCGCGGCGCGGCGCTCGATCGAAGCGAAATCATCAAGTGCTATCCGGCGGAGTCGCGCAAGGCGCTGGACAGTCTGCGCAGCCACGCCATCGCCGAACGCAGCGGTTTTACCCTCGACGCGGAGATCACCACTTTCGCGGGACATAGCCGCTGGATCCGTATCACCGCGAGCGTCGAGTGCGAAGCCGGCGAGCCGGTGCGCATCTTCGGCATGAAGCAGGATATCACCGAGGAAAAGATCCTGTCGGACCGGATGCGCTATCTCGCCGAATTCGACGCCATGACCGGGCTTGCCAACCGCGCCCGCTTCCAGGCACGGCTGGCGCATGCGGATGAAGCACGTCCGCTCGGCGCGCTGCTTTTGATAGACCTCGACGGCTTCAAGGCCGTCAACGACACGTTCGGCCACGTCATCGGCGACGAGTGCCTCAAGGCGGCGGCCGAGCGCCTTGCCGGCGGGTGCGGCGAGGCGGAACTGGTGGCGCGTGTCGGCGGCGACGAATTCGCGGTGCTGGTCGGGTCGCATCTCGACCGCGGTGCCGTCTCCGGCGTGGCGCGCGACATCATCGAGGCGATGAGCAGGCCGGTCGCGATCCGCGGCCAGTCGCTGCGGCTCGGCGCCTCGGTCGGCATCGCGTTCGCCGGGGCGGGCTTGCCTTGCGACCTGTTCGCGCAGGCCGACACCGCGCTCTATGCCGCCAAGGCGGCGGGCCGCAACACGTTCCGCATCTTCAAGGCGGAAACCGGCGCGAAAGGCCGCAGTGCCGCCGCGTGA
- a CDS encoding YeiH family protein gives MSSAARIANDIPKTTISADLAAGRKRLDSMSNGIIPGIVLVAMITAVAFSAHNVSGFALFSPMILAVVAGMIYSNVLGTPAHAKAGIAFSQKRLLRFAIVLLGFQLTLGQVVSIGASGVGIVALTLGATFVFTTTLGRLIGVDRKLAQLIAAGTSICGASAIVATNIVTDARDEDVTYAVASITLFGTVAMLGFPLLAPLLGLDQHAFGLWAGASIHEVAQVIGAGFQNGTQSGEIATVAKLTRVAMLAPMVIALGLMARRKTSSSQPGDQSGARPPMPWFVAAFVAIVALNSLVTVPAEVKSAVALATTIMLTMGLAAMGLQADISQLRSRGLRPLALAFCAFLFIGGFSLMLVKLV, from the coding sequence TTGTCTTCCGCCGCCCGCATCGCGAACGATATTCCGAAAACCACGATTTCCGCCGACCTGGCCGCCGGCCGCAAGCGCCTCGATTCGATGTCGAACGGCATCATCCCCGGCATCGTGCTGGTGGCGATGATCACGGCGGTCGCCTTCTCGGCGCACAATGTCTCCGGCTTTGCCCTGTTCAGCCCGATGATCCTGGCCGTCGTCGCCGGCATGATCTATTCCAACGTGCTCGGCACGCCCGCCCATGCCAAGGCCGGCATCGCCTTCTCGCAAAAGCGCCTGCTGCGCTTCGCCATCGTGCTGCTCGGCTTCCAGCTGACGCTCGGCCAGGTCGTCTCGATCGGCGCCAGCGGCGTCGGCATCGTTGCCCTGACCCTTGGCGCCACGTTCGTCTTCACCACCACGCTCGGCCGGCTGATCGGCGTCGACCGCAAGCTGGCGCAGTTGATCGCCGCCGGCACCTCGATCTGCGGCGCCTCGGCCATCGTCGCCACCAACATCGTCACCGATGCACGCGATGAGGACGTGACCTACGCCGTCGCCTCGATCACGCTGTTCGGCACCGTCGCCATGCTCGGCTTCCCGCTTTTGGCGCCGCTGCTCGGCCTCGACCAGCACGCTTTCGGCCTGTGGGCCGGCGCGTCCATCCATGAGGTGGCGCAGGTCATCGGCGCCGGCTTCCAGAACGGCACCCAGTCCGGCGAGATCGCCACTGTGGCGAAGCTGACGCGCGTTGCCATGCTGGCGCCGATGGTCATCGCGCTCGGCCTGATGGCGCGCCGCAAGACGAGCAGCAGCCAGCCAGGCGATCAATCCGGGGCGCGTCCGCCCATGCCATGGTTCGTCGCCGCTTTCGTCGCCATCGTGGCGCTGAACAGCCTGGTCACCGTGCCCGCCGAAGTGAAGTCGGCGGTGGCGCTCGCCACCACCATCATGCTGACCATGGGGCTCGCCGCCATGGGCCTGCAGGCCGACATCTCGCAACTGCGCTCGCGCGGCCTGCGCCCGCTGGCGCTCGCCTTCTGCGCCTTCCTGTTCATCGGCGGCTTCAGCCTGATGCTGGTGAAGTTGGTCTAA
- a CDS encoding GYD domain-containing protein, which produces MKVTILANYAPHAAKGLMQGSDRQAAVKALFESVGGKVTSVMFTRGIYDVVVNGEVPDQSAGIGMSLAVRASGSLTEMVVLEELDMKAVLAAAKKAAGAYKPAG; this is translated from the coding sequence ATGAAAGTGACTATCCTGGCAAACTATGCGCCCCATGCCGCCAAAGGATTGATGCAAGGCTCGGACAGGCAGGCCGCGGTCAAGGCGCTTTTTGAAAGCGTTGGCGGCAAGGTGACCAGCGTGATGTTCACGCGCGGCATCTATGACGTCGTTGTCAATGGCGAGGTGCCGGACCAGTCGGCTGGGATTGGCATGTCCCTTGCGGTGCGGGCGAGCGGCTCGCTGACCGAGATGGTCGTACTGGAAGAACTCGACATGAAGGCAGTGCTCGCGGCCGCCAAAAAGGCTGCCGGCGCGTACAAACCCGCCGGCTGA
- a CDS encoding GAF domain-containing protein, whose protein sequence is MFAAKAIDITDKAAFYRDLAVQLKALLEGESDSIANAANTAALIFQMVPDLNWAGFYFLASDEELVLGPFQGKPACVRIAVGKGVCGTAVELGTSMLIKDVNDFPGHIACDADSRSELVVLLEDEEGVFGVLDLDSPLPGRFDKADQAGIEKLAAIYAASSSFED, encoded by the coding sequence ATGTTTGCGGCCAAGGCCATCGACATCACGGACAAGGCCGCGTTCTACCGCGACCTCGCCGTTCAACTGAAGGCGCTGCTCGAAGGCGAAAGTGATTCGATCGCCAATGCCGCCAACACCGCGGCGCTGATCTTCCAGATGGTGCCCGACCTCAACTGGGCCGGCTTCTATTTCCTGGCCTCGGACGAGGAACTGGTGCTCGGACCATTCCAGGGCAAGCCGGCCTGCGTGCGCATCGCCGTCGGCAAGGGTGTGTGCGGGACGGCGGTCGAACTCGGCACCTCCATGCTGATCAAGGACGTGAACGATTTCCCCGGCCACATTGCCTGTGACGCCGATTCACGCTCGGAACTGGTCGTTCTTCTGGAAGACGAGGAAGGTGTGTTCGGCGTGCTCGATCTCGACAGCCCGCTGCCTGGCCGCTTCGACAAGGCCGACCAGGCCGGCATCGAGAAGCTCGCGGCGATCTATGCCGCGTCGAGCTCGTTCGAGGATTAG
- the groL gene encoding chaperonin GroEL (60 kDa chaperone family; promotes refolding of misfolded polypeptides especially under stressful conditions; forms two stacked rings of heptamers to form a barrel-shaped 14mer; ends can be capped by GroES; misfolded proteins enter the barrel where they are refolded when GroES binds), whose translation MSAKEIKFATDARDRMLRGVEILTNAVKVTLGPKGRNVIIDKAYGAPRITKDGVTVAKEIELADKFENMGAQMVREVASKTNDLAGDGTTTATVLAASILREGAKLVAAGMNPMDLKRGIDQAVAAVVGEIKAKAKKVKSSAEIAQVGTIAANGDATVGEMIAKAMDKVGNDGVITVEEAKTAETELDVVEGMQFDRGYLSPYFVTNADKMRAELEEPYILIHEKKLGNLQAMLPILEAVVQSGRPLLIISEDVEGEALATLVVNKLRGGLKVAAVKAPGFGDRRKAMLEDIAVLTSGQMISEDLGIKLENVTIEMLGRAKRVLIEKDTTTIIDGAGTKATIQARVAQIKGQIEETTSDYDKEKLQERLAKLSGGVAVIRVGGVTESEVKEKKDRIDDALNATRAAVEEGIVPGGGVALLRARSALSGLTGANDDVTAGISIVLRALEAPIRQIAENSGVEGSIVVGKLTDSKDHNQGFDAQNETYVDMIKAGIVDPAKVVRTALQDAGSIAALLITAEAMITDIPAKDAAPAGGNGGGMGGY comes from the coding sequence ATGTCTGCCAAGGAAATCAAATTCGCCACCGACGCGCGCGACCGCATGCTGCGCGGCGTCGAGATCCTCACCAATGCGGTGAAGGTCACGCTCGGCCCCAAGGGCCGCAATGTCATCATCGACAAGGCCTATGGCGCGCCGCGCATCACCAAGGACGGCGTCACCGTCGCCAAGGAGATCGAGCTTGCCGACAAGTTCGAGAACATGGGCGCGCAGATGGTGCGCGAAGTGGCCTCCAAGACCAATGACCTCGCCGGAGACGGCACCACCACCGCCACGGTGCTGGCCGCCTCGATCCTGCGCGAAGGCGCCAAGCTGGTCGCCGCCGGCATGAACCCGATGGACTTGAAGCGCGGCATCGACCAGGCGGTTGCCGCCGTCGTCGGGGAAATCAAGGCCAAGGCCAAGAAGGTCAAGTCGTCGGCCGAGATCGCGCAGGTCGGCACCATCGCCGCCAATGGCGACGCTACCGTCGGCGAGATGATCGCCAAGGCGATGGACAAGGTCGGCAATGACGGCGTCATCACCGTCGAAGAGGCCAAGACCGCCGAAACGGAGCTCGACGTCGTCGAGGGCATGCAGTTCGACCGCGGCTATCTCAGCCCGTATTTCGTCACCAATGCCGACAAGATGCGCGCGGAACTGGAAGAGCCCTACATCCTTATCCACGAGAAGAAGCTCGGCAATCTGCAGGCGATGCTGCCGATCCTCGAAGCGGTGGTGCAGAGCGGCAGGCCGCTGCTGATCATTTCGGAAGATGTCGAAGGCGAGGCGCTGGCCACGCTGGTCGTCAACAAATTGCGCGGCGGCCTCAAGGTCGCGGCGGTCAAGGCGCCGGGCTTCGGCGATCGCCGCAAGGCAATGCTCGAAGACATCGCCGTGCTCACATCGGGCCAGATGATCTCGGAGGATCTCGGCATCAAGCTCGAGAACGTCACCATCGAGATGCTCGGCCGCGCCAAGCGCGTGCTGATCGAGAAGGACACCACGACGATCATCGACGGCGCCGGCACCAAGGCGACCATCCAGGCGCGCGTCGCCCAGATCAAGGGCCAGATCGAGGAGACCACCTCCGACTACGACAAGGAAAAGCTGCAGGAGCGGCTGGCCAAGCTGTCGGGCGGCGTTGCCGTCATCCGCGTCGGCGGCGTCACCGAGTCGGAAGTCAAGGAGAAGAAGGACCGCATCGACGACGCGCTGAACGCGACGCGCGCGGCGGTCGAGGAAGGCATCGTGCCCGGCGGCGGCGTGGCATTGCTGCGTGCCAGGTCGGCGCTATCAGGCCTGACCGGCGCCAATGACGATGTCACCGCCGGCATTTCGATCGTGCTGCGCGCACTCGAGGCGCCGATCCGCCAGATCGCCGAGAATTCCGGCGTCGAAGGCTCCATCGTCGTCGGCAAGCTCACCGACAGCAAGGACCACAATCAGGGCTTTGATGCCCAGAACGAGACCTATGTCGACATGATCAAGGCCGGCATCGTCGACCCGGCGAAAGTGGTGCGCACCGCCCTGCAGGACGCCGGCTCGATCGCGGCGTTGCTGATCACCGCCGAAGCCATGATCACCGACATCCCGGCCAAGGATGCCGCGCCTGCGGGTGGTAATGGCGGTGGCATGGGCGGCTACTAA
- a CDS encoding acyltransferase family protein yields MNSPMRMPWVDTAKGLSIILVVMMYSAYNTGEYTGGVGFLHYVIGFATPFRMPEFFLISGLFLSQVIDRPWRRYVDRRVVHYLYFYVLWAIISIGLKIGIFSRDPGGMLHDLAMAVVQPYGVLWFIYMLAVFGLVAKLLRQFRVPAWIVIPAAAGLQMWAPHPDSYALEQFAAYFVFFYLGFVLAPLIFRLVEWTQPRPMLAVGGLLLWAVVNGLLVYSPGYAMQPVGMQMGLAAWPPLHLTLAVAGAVALCVLGGFLSQFAAMEWLRWLGEHSLVVYVAFTIPMSLFRGAALASGLLTDTGMLSLAVLLVSIISPVVLYLIIQRVGFGMFLFERPAWAHVDNSAPQAVSKAALPAAAAQSSRP; encoded by the coding sequence ATGAACAGCCCGATGCGCATGCCGTGGGTGGACACGGCCAAAGGCCTCTCGATCATCCTCGTGGTCATGATGTATTCCGCCTACAACACCGGCGAGTACACGGGCGGCGTCGGCTTCCTGCACTATGTCATCGGCTTCGCGACGCCGTTTCGCATGCCGGAATTCTTCCTGATCTCCGGACTGTTCCTGTCGCAGGTGATCGACCGGCCGTGGCGGCGCTATGTCGACCGGCGCGTCGTCCATTATCTCTATTTCTACGTGCTGTGGGCGATCATCTCGATCGGGCTGAAGATCGGCATCTTCAGCCGGGATCCCGGCGGCATGCTGCACGATCTCGCAATGGCCGTCGTCCAGCCCTATGGCGTGCTGTGGTTCATCTACATGCTGGCGGTGTTCGGCCTCGTCGCGAAGCTTTTGCGGCAATTCCGCGTGCCGGCCTGGATCGTCATCCCGGCCGCTGCCGGCCTGCAGATGTGGGCGCCGCATCCCGACAGCTACGCGCTTGAACAATTCGCGGCCTATTTCGTGTTCTTCTATCTCGGCTTCGTGCTGGCGCCGTTGATTTTCCGCCTCGTCGAGTGGACGCAACCGCGCCCAATGCTGGCCGTCGGCGGCCTGCTCTTGTGGGCTGTCGTCAACGGGCTGCTCGTCTATTCGCCGGGCTATGCCATGCAGCCGGTCGGCATGCAGATGGGCCTGGCGGCATGGCCGCCGCTGCATCTCACTCTGGCCGTCGCGGGCGCCGTGGCGCTTTGCGTGCTCGGCGGCTTCCTGTCGCAATTTGCCGCCATGGAGTGGCTGCGCTGGCTCGGCGAACATTCGCTGGTCGTCTACGTCGCCTTCACCATCCCGATGTCACTCTTCCGCGGCGCCGCACTCGCGAGCGGCCTGCTGACCGACACCGGCATGCTCAGCCTGGCGGTGCTTTTGGTCTCGATCATCAGCCCTGTCGTGCTCTACCTCATCATCCAGCGCGTCGGCTTCGGCATGTTCCTGTTCGAGCGGCCGGCCTGGGCGCATGTCGACAACAGCGCGCCGCAAGCTGTATCGAAGGCGGCTCTGCCTGCCGCCGCCGCCCAATCAAGCCGGCCATAG
- a CDS encoding DUF1801 domain-containing protein, which produces MTGSQESKSPSELIDGRITELGDWRGEMLGRLRALIHQADPDVVETWKWRGVPVWEHDGMICTGETYKSVVKLTFAKGAALPDPAALFNSSLEGNTRRAIDFQKGEEVDEEAFKALVRAAVALNKSKGRK; this is translated from the coding sequence ATGACCGGATCGCAGGAGAGCAAATCCCCCTCCGAACTGATCGACGGCAGGATCACGGAACTCGGCGACTGGCGCGGCGAGATGCTCGGCCGGCTGCGCGCGCTCATCCACCAGGCCGATCCCGATGTGGTCGAGACGTGGAAATGGCGCGGGGTTCCGGTGTGGGAGCATGACGGCATGATCTGCACCGGCGAGACCTACAAGAGCGTCGTCAAGCTGACCTTCGCCAAGGGCGCGGCGCTGCCCGATCCCGCGGCCCTGTTCAACTCCAGCCTCGAAGGCAACACGAGGCGGGCTATTGATTTTCAGAAGGGCGAGGAGGTCGACGAAGAGGCCTTCAAGGCGCTGGTGCGGGCTGCGGTGGCGCTGAACAAGTCGAAGGGCAGAAAGTAG
- a CDS encoding co-chaperone GroES, with the protein MKFRPLHDRVVIRRAEGDTKSKGGIIIPDNAKEKPQEGEVIAVGPGARDENGALVPLDVKAGDLILFGKWSGTEVKIDGEDLLIMKEADIMGVIEKSVEAKKAA; encoded by the coding sequence ATGAAATTTCGGCCACTCCACGACCGCGTCGTCATCCGGCGCGCCGAAGGCGATACCAAATCGAAGGGCGGCATCATCATTCCTGACAATGCCAAGGAAAAGCCGCAGGAAGGCGAAGTCATCGCCGTCGGCCCCGGCGCGCGCGACGAAAACGGCGCGCTTGTGCCGCTCGATGTCAAGGCCGGCGACCTGATCCTGTTCGGCAAATGGTCCGGCACCGAGGTCAAGATCGACGGCGAGGACCTGCTGATCATGAAGGAAGCCGACATCATGGGCGTGATCGAGAAGAGCGTCGAAGCCAAGAAGGCCGCCTGA
- a CDS encoding DUF1488 domain-containing protein, with amino-acid sequence MSLTFPNRSRSYDEAGKRIRFVGHDGMFQISFSVAADAMTRMQPATAANEAGYLATFDTQSSTIRDVASKAYDRTRKSMYVLTAADFG; translated from the coding sequence ATGAGCCTCACCTTCCCCAATCGCAGCCGCAGCTATGACGAAGCCGGCAAGCGCATCCGTTTCGTCGGCCATGACGGCATGTTCCAGATTTCCTTCTCGGTCGCGGCCGATGCGATGACCCGGATGCAACCGGCGACCGCCGCCAACGAGGCAGGCTACCTCGCCACATTCGACACGCAAAGCAGCACCATCCGCGACGTGGCGTCGAAGGCTTACGACCGCACCCGCAAGAGCATGTATGTGTTGACGGCCGCCGACTTCGGCTGA